In Heptranchias perlo isolate sHepPer1 chromosome 7, sHepPer1.hap1, whole genome shotgun sequence, a genomic segment contains:
- the LOC137324046 gene encoding secreted phosphoprotein 24-like: MSKRRRAANNRAIGFSTRKGRARERSSSFTVRNQPADHTRGRMKSFLLIIAAVQILHCSGVPTPEDALRESVMKLNEITEITNLCGITRRRVKDIYRTGKLSYNVDLAFTVKETVCSKNSGLEFDDPSCHFRTKKTAENGFCRSRVQYFADEVVDIDVECRGLKTVDSNSDSSESSENSIEMQSKSKESSLEKSSDVKSKSKESSFEETSNEHSDESRARH; this comes from the exons GAAAAGgtagagcaagagagagaagcagctccttTACTGTTAGAAACCAGCCAGCTGATCACACAAGAGGCAGAATGAAATCATTTCTCCTCATCATTGCTGCAGTGCAGATCCTCCACTGCTCAG GAGTACCAACCCCTGAGGATGCTCTGAGAGAGTCAGTTATGAAACTCAATGAAATCACCGAGATCACCAATCTTTGTGGTATAACCAGGAGAAGAGTGAAGGAT ATTTATCGCACAGGCAAATTGTCATACAACGTGGATTTAGCGTTCACTGTGAAAGAAACCGTCTGCTCCAAAAATTCTGGACTGGAATTTGATGATCCCAGCTGCCACTTCCGCACCAAAAAGACCGCT gaaaatgGTTTTTGCAGAAGCCGTGTTCAATATTTTGCTGATGAGGTCGTTGACATCGATGTGGAGTGTCGAGGTTTGAAGACGGTTGACAGCAACAGTGACTCATCAGAGTCAAGTGAAAACAGTATTGAG ATGCAAAGCAAGTCAAAAGAATCATCACTTGAGAAGTCTTCAGAT gTGAAAAGCAAGTCAAAAGAATCATCGTTCGAGGAGACTTCAAAT GAACACAGCGATGAATCACGAGCCCGACACTAA